CCTTCCAGCGCCGCTATCCCTAAGATCCTCGTCGGGACGAGCGGCTGGACCTACCGCGACTGGCGCGGGCGCTTCTACCCGCAGAAGCTGCCGCAGCGCGAGTGGCTCGCGTACTACACGACGATCTTCCCGACCGTCGAGCTGAACGTCACGACGTACCGGCTCCCGAAGGAGAACGATCTCGCGCGATGGGCGAACGTGCCGCCCGGCTTCGTCTACACGGTGAAGCTCAGCCGGCTGATCACGCACCGCAAGCGTCCGGCCGAAAA
The nucleotide sequence above comes from Candidatus Eremiobacterota bacterium. Encoded proteins:
- a CDS encoding DUF72 domain-containing protein; protein product: MLVGTSGWTYRDWRGRFYPQKLPQREWLAYYTTIFPTVELNVTTYRLPKENDLARWANVPPGFVYTVKLSRLITHRKRPAE